The proteins below are encoded in one region of uncultured Methanobrevibacter sp.:
- a CDS encoding dihydropteroate synthase-like protein, with protein sequence MKVLIMTGELAYPLIKDVVSDSKQDIIVHIVDNTQVAAFLTPRLIIKEVKACFSDQLDEIDMILVPGLIKKGTKEITKELGIPTFKGSTDGADLAMVLNLLDTIELSEEKPADKLIEEEKRKEAFKFIEEFENDEENIKKLLEKPNNILIKNLPVGEDFPMRVLSEIANAPFLSKEALINKCQYFVDSGADMIDIGMAAGEDFSDKIPELIETLRPIVGDRPLSIDTLNANEIKVAAENGIDFVLSLDLGNNSEVQEILKEKDIPAVLLPTNFSQGKSPKSPAERVEAMHQLIKDTEGLRYVADLILDPVNSSSIVESIIACNEFHKTNPAPMFFGVGNVTELMDADSGGVNVLLAGIGMELGVSILFTPEESGKTRGSVYELSTASKMMFLAKHRKSIPKDLGINLVAFKDKHKRNDVILNELDGVEQTRQKHPFKFIKDKAGSFKINVDYGTTVADSRITATHFIKNKPDLVIVGQSAKEVYEEIISKKLVSRMEHAAYLGSELQKAEIAMITGKDYVQDFELFKNPDEFKN encoded by the coding sequence ATGAAAGTTTTAATAATGACAGGGGAGTTGGCATATCCTTTAATCAAAGATGTGGTTTCAGACTCAAAACAAGACATAATTGTACATATTGTTGATAATACTCAGGTAGCAGCATTTTTAACTCCAAGACTAATTATAAAAGAAGTTAAAGCTTGCTTTTCTGATCAATTGGATGAAATCGATATGATTTTGGTTCCAGGTTTAATTAAAAAAGGAACAAAAGAAATTACCAAAGAGCTTGGAATTCCAACTTTTAAAGGGTCAACTGATGGTGCTGATTTGGCAATGGTTTTAAACTTGCTTGACACCATTGAACTGTCTGAAGAAAAGCCTGCTGATAAACTTATTGAAGAAGAAAAACGTAAAGAGGCTTTCAAGTTCATTGAAGAATTTGAAAATGATGAGGAAAATATTAAGAAACTTCTTGAAAAACCAAATAATATTCTGATTAAAAACCTTCCTGTCGGTGAAGATTTCCCAATGAGAGTCTTATCTGAAATTGCAAATGCTCCATTCCTATCAAAGGAGGCTTTAATTAATAAATGTCAATATTTTGTTGATTCCGGAGCGGATATGATTGATATTGGAATGGCTGCAGGTGAAGATTTTTCAGATAAGATACCTGAACTAATTGAAACTCTGCGACCTATTGTTGGAGACAGGCCGTTAAGCATAGACACTTTAAACGCTAATGAAATTAAAGTTGCTGCCGAAAATGGAATTGACTTTGTTTTGAGTCTTGATTTGGGTAACAATTCCGAAGTTCAGGAAATATTAAAGGAAAAGGATATTCCTGCTGTATTATTGCCGACTAATTTCTCACAGGGAAAATCTCCAAAATCTCCTGCTGAAAGAGTTGAAGCAATGCATCAGTTAATTAAGGATACTGAAGGCTTAAGATATGTCGCTGATTTGATTCTGGATCCTGTAAACAGTTCCAGTATTGTCGAGTCTATAATTGCATGCAATGAGTTTCACAAGACAAATCCTGCTCCAATGTTTTTTGGAGTGGGTAACGTAACTGAGCTGATGGATGCGGATTCAGGTGGTGTTAATGTACTTTTAGCAGGAATCGGTATGGAACTGGGGGTAAGCATATTGTTCACTCCTGAAGAAAGTGGAAAAACCAGGGGAAGTGTTTATGAACTGTCCACAGCTTCAAAGATGATGTTTCTTGCAAAACACAGAAAATCCATTCCAAAGGATTTAGGAATTAATCTGGTTGCATTTAAAGATAAACATAAAAGAAACGATGTAATTTTAAATGAATTGGATGGTGTTGAACAAACTCGGCAAAAGCATCCGTTTAAATTTATAAAAGACAAAGCCGGAAGTTTTAAAATTAATGTTGATTATGGGACTACTGTTGCAGACAGTAGAATTACTGCAACTCATTTTATAAAGAATAAGCCCGATTTAGTTATTGTCGGTCAATCTGCAAAAGAAGTATATGAAGAAATAATTTCAAAAAAATTAGTCAGTAGAATGGAACATGCCGCATATTTGGGTTCCGAACTACAGAAAGCTGAAATAGCAATGATAACGGGAAAAGATTATGTTCAGGATTTTGAATTGTTCAAAAATCCTGACGAGTTTAAAAATTAG
- a CDS encoding MoxR family ATPase — MQTENITIKDIDKLLLDAEYVSNNEISTTVYLSFLLGKPMLIEGPPGVGKTELAKVIAKAFERDFFRIQCYEGITFEQIVGEWNYQKQLLHLEAARHDENSEEKIFDEQYFIQRPLLNAFLNENNSVLLIDEIDKADEEVESFLLQALGEQEITINDLGTFQLQNDLIVILTSNSQRSLLDETKDRCLFLYIPYPTVEREIEIVKSKLPDADDEVVSTVVKLVHTIRNLNLMKKPSVRGTVDWVKSVSNLGTKNLDESLESSIGVAIKTESDKKRVIKDVLNKR, encoded by the coding sequence TTGCAAACAGAAAATATTACTATTAAGGACATTGACAAATTGCTTTTAGATGCTGAGTATGTTTCAAATAATGAAATCTCCACTACAGTATATTTGTCATTTTTACTCGGAAAGCCAATGCTTATTGAAGGACCTCCTGGTGTGGGTAAAACAGAGCTTGCAAAAGTAATTGCAAAAGCATTTGAAAGGGATTTTTTCAGAATTCAATGTTATGAAGGAATTACTTTTGAACAAATCGTTGGTGAATGGAATTATCAAAAGCAGTTATTGCACCTGGAAGCTGCAAGGCATGATGAAAACAGTGAAGAAAAGATATTTGATGAGCAATATTTCATTCAAAGACCTCTTCTTAATGCATTTTTAAATGAAAATAATTCTGTATTGTTAATAGATGAAATAGATAAGGCAGATGAGGAAGTTGAAAGTTTCCTGCTCCAGGCATTAGGCGAACAGGAAATAACAATCAATGATTTGGGGACATTCCAGCTTCAAAATGACTTGATTGTTATACTGACATCCAACTCTCAAAGATCTCTTCTTGATGAAACCAAGGACAGATGTCTGTTTTTATATATTCCATACCCTACAGTTGAAAGAGAAATTGAAATCGTCAAATCAAAACTGCCTGATGCTGATGATGAAGTTGTCTCAACTGTTGTTAAACTGGTTCACACTATCCGTAATCTTAACTTAATGAAAAAACCTTCTGTCAGGGGTACTGTGGACTGGGTTAAATCAGTTTCTAATTTGGGAACTAAAAATCTCGATGAATCACTTGAAAGCAGTATTGGTGTTGCTATTAAGACCGAAAGTGATAAAAAAAGAGTTATTAAAGATGTTTTAAACAAAAGATAA